One part of the Eucalyptus grandis isolate ANBG69807.140 chromosome 10, ASM1654582v1, whole genome shotgun sequence genome encodes these proteins:
- the LOC104422327 gene encoding nuclear pore complex protein NUP214 isoform X2 → MAPTFEVKDEVEGEHVEASDFFYDCIGEPVPVRPTGGGGGGPELYDPGCLPSQPLAVSERFRLVFVAHPSVELILCREDRGCGGGREGDEGEGEPIFRAGTQRRGRTSGAVGLLWLSPDSSTLAASVGGTVNFFSVDSLLNKEQLPFFSCSIDEESSVKDMKWLKKRQNSYILLTSHGNLYLGSIDGPLKWIMLMQESYLIQESWVLKVP, encoded by the exons ATGGCCCCGACGTTTGAGGTGAAGGACGAGGTCGAGGGAGAGCACGTGGAGGCCTCCGATTTCTTCTATGACTGCATCGGCGAGCCGGTCCCGGTCAGGCCcactggcggcggcggcggcggtcccGAGCTCTACGACCCTGGCTGCCTCCCGTCCCAGCCGCTCGCAGTCTCCGAGCGGTTCCGGCTCGTCTTCGTGGCCCACCCCTCCGTTGAGTT GATTCTGTGTCGCGAGGACCGGGGATGTGGCGGAGGCCGCGaaggagatgaaggagaagGGGAGCCGATCTTCCGTGCTGGAACTCAGCGTCGTGGACGTACCTCTGGGGCGGTCGGCTTGCTCTGGCTTTCTCCCGATTCTTCCACACTTGCGGCTTCTGTTGGGGGAACTGTCAACTTCTTCTCAGTCGATTCGCTTCTCAATAAG GAGCAACTaccttttttttcctgctcAATTGATGAAGAAAGTTCTGTAAAGGACATGAAGTGGCTAAAGAAGAGACAAAATTCATACATTCTTCTGACAAGTCACGGGAACCTCTATCTTGGGAGCATTGATGGACCTTTAAAATGGATAATGTTGATGCAG GAAAGCTATCTGATCCAAGAAAGTTGGGTGCTGAAAGTTCCATGA
- the LOC104422328 gene encoding LOW QUALITY PROTEIN: uncharacterized protein LOC104422328 (The sequence of the model RefSeq protein was modified relative to this genomic sequence to represent the inferred CDS: deleted 2 bases in 1 codon) produces MATSSTATPRPLTFNPPPPAPTSPAAAASCPSARRILRGGSVPRPDEEPPSGNPGDPAIREDPASEEADDAGGAGAAREAAPASPPATDESEEDRGAEAEDRERAIGNGAKAAGGVGGGGSDVISVIQPHSQLPKPEAPPMSRSPPRDVDAAAPILGRSQSTPGGLPAVDMPAIGKFIRDRSNSFSAAIVKRLSSLKEKGSDDDGGKGDSDFKPNGVTEINLSGLKVVVTLKTEERPEKELRGRISFFSRSNCRDCTAVRCFFRERGLKFVEINVDVYPQREKELVERTGSSQVPQIFFNEKLFGGLVALNSLRNSGGFEQRLREMLAGRCSAGAPAPPVYGFDDPEVEEEGRADEAVGIVRVLRQRLPIQDRLMKMKIVKNCFAGAEMVEVLIHHLDCGRKKAVEIGKKLAKKHFFHHVFGENDFEDGNHFYRFIEHEPFIPRCYNFRGSTNDSEPKRAAEVGLRMTKIMSAILESYASEDRRHLDYGAISKGEEFRRYVNLSQKLHRVDLLELSPDERLAFFLNLHNAMVIHAVIRVGLPEGIMDRRSVDSDFQYIVGGYPFSLSTIRNGILRNNRRPPYSLAKPFGTGDRRLELTVLKVNPLIHFGLCDGTRSSPTVRFFSPQVVQSELRSAAREFFQNGGVEVDLEKRTLKLTRIMKWFSADFGQDREIPRWILSYLDATKAGLLTHLLSDGGPIHLAYQNYDWSVNS; encoded by the exons ATGGCCACCAGCAGCACGGCGACCCCCCGGCCATTGACGTTCAATCCCCCGCCTCCGGCTccgacctcgccggcggcggcggcgagctgCCCCTCCGCCCGACGGATTCTGCGAGGTGGATCTGTCCCCCGGCCGGATGAGGAGCCGCCGAGCGGGAACCCCGGCGATCCCGCGATCCGGGAGGACCCCGCCTCCGAAGAAGCCGACGACGCTGGCGGTGCCGGCGCCGCCAGAGAAGCGGCTCCGGCTTCGCCGCCTGCGACGGATGAGTCGGAGGAGGACCGAGGTGCCGAGGCCGAGGATCGCGAGCGTGCGATTGGTAACGGGGCGAAGGCCGCCGGCGGCGTCGGAGGCGGCGGCTCTGACGTGATCAGCGTGATCCAGCCTCATTCGCAGCTCCCGAAGCCGGAGGCCCCGCCGATGTCGCGCTCTCCGCCGCGGGACGTCGACGCCGCCGCCCCCATATTGGGCCGATCGCAGTCCACGCCTGGCGGGCTCCCGGCGGTCGACATGCCGGCCATCGGGAAGTTCATCCGGGACCGGAGCAACAGCTTCTCCGCCGCGATCGTGAAGCGGCTGTCGTCTCTCAAGGAGAAGGGGAGCGATGACGACGGCGGCAAGGGCGATTCCGATTTCAAGCCCAACGGTGTGACGGAGATCAATCTCTCGGGGCTGAAGGTGGTGGTGACGCTGAAGACGGAGGAGCGGCCGGAGAAGGAGCTGCGGGGCAGGATCAGCTTCTTCTCGCGGTCTAACTGCCGGGACTGCACCGCGGTGCGGTGCTTCTTCCGGGAGCGGGGGCTCAAGTTCGTGGAGATCAACGTGGACGTGTACCCGCAGCGGGAGAAGGAGCTGGTCGAGCGGACGGGGAGCTCGCAGGTGCCGCAGATCTTCTTCAACGAGAAGCTGTTCGGCGGGCTGGTGGCGCTGAACTCGCTGCGGAACAGCGGGGGGTTCGAGCAGCGGCTGAGGGAGATGCTCGCGGGGAGGTGCTCCGCGGGGGCGCCGGCGCCGCCGGTGTACGGGTTCGACGACCCG GAGGTGGAGGAAGAGGGGCGGGCGGACGAGGCGGTGGGGATCGTGAGGGTCTTGCGGCAGCGGCTGCCGATCCAGGACCGActaatgaagatgaagatcgtGAAGAACTGCTTCGCCGGGGCGGAGATGGTGGAGGTGCTCATCCACCACCTGGACTGCGGCCGGAAAAAG GCTGTTGAGATTGGAAAGAAGTTGGCCAAGAAACACTTCTTCCATCATGTATTTGG GGAGAATGATTTTGAAGATGGAAACCACTTCTATCGTTTCATTGAGCACGAACCATTTATTCCCAGATGCTACAATTTCCGAGGATCTACAAATGACAGCGAACCAAAGCGAGCAGCTGAAGTTGGCTTAAGGATGACCAAGATAATGTCTGCCATACTTGAGTCTTATGCTTCTGAAGATAGGCGCCATCTTGATTATGGAGCCATAAGCAAAGGTGAAGAGTTCAGAAG ATACGTGAATTTGTCTCAAAAACTTCACCGGGTGGACTTACTGGAACTCTCACCCGATGAAAGGCTGGCGTTCTTCTTGAATTTGCATAATGCCATGGTCATTCATGCTGTGATAAGGGTTGGTCTACCAGAAGGAATCATGGATAGGAGATCGGTAGACTCTGACTTCCAGTACATAGTCGGCGGGTATCCATTCTCCCTTAGCACAATAAGAAATGGAATATTGAGGAACAACCGGAGACCTCCTTACTCATTGGCCAAGCCCTTTGGCACTGGAGACAGGCGCTTAGAG CTCACTGTTCTTAAAGTAAACCCCCTCATACATTTTGGTCTATGTGACGGCACGAGGTCGAGCCCAACTGTGAGATTCTTCTCTCCTCAAGTAGTCCAATCTGAACTCAGAAGTGCCGCCAGAGAGTTTTTCCAGAATGGCGGGGTTGAAGTGGACCTGGAGAAAAGGACACTTAAACTCACTCGAATCATGAAGTG GTTCAGCGCCGATTTTGGACAGGACAGGGAAATCCCGAGGTGGATCCTCAGCTACTTGGACGCAACCAAGGCAGGTCTTTTGACGCATCTCCTAAGCGATGGCGGTCCCATTCACCTCGCCTACCAAAACTATGACTGGTCTGTAAATTCCTGA
- the LOC104422329 gene encoding TIMELESS-interacting protein: MAAAGKSAPTGCYKCGLPGHWSRDCTADPVQSSNPNPRPTLPPSSSIPRSGGAAAAARAAGSEDKPAKPKKVPAKRPKLTPELLLSDDGLGYVLRHFPRNFKYRSRGNEVSDLGNLIGMYRDWHSHLIPYYSFDQFVHKVEQVAATNQVKRCIRELRERVASGGDPTKLHEPPPPKEDGVNDDQGLSTPFEFMDAEEPTQNERESLNNANANDLPEDILDEIYEKAIEDPPPTSQGHDVLDSANESQKQDSNTVTSNSTNSQISDEQKARMELSRLKALEKAAARSHLQQGS, encoded by the exons ATGGCGGCCGCCGGAAAATCAGCGCCGACGGGGTGCTACAAGTGCGGTCTGCCGGGCCACTGGTCCCGCGACTGCACGGCCGATCCCGTCCAGAGCTCGAACCCTAACCCTAGACCTACGCTCCCTCCTTCTTCGTCGATCCCCCGTTCCGGCGGCGCAGCAGCGGCAGCTCGGGCCGCCGGCTCCGAAGACAAGCCGGCGAAGCCGAAGAAGGTCCCCGCGAAGCGGCCCAAGCTCACGCCGGAGCTCCTCCTCTCCGACGACGGCCTCGGTTACGTCCTCCGCCACTTCCCTCGCAACTTCAAGTACCGCAGCCGCGGCAACGAG GTTAGCGATCTGGGAAACTTAATTGGCATGTACCGGGATTGGCACTCTCATTTGATTCCCTATTACTCATTTGATCAGTTTGTTCATAAGGTAGAACAAGTGGCTGCCACAAATCAAGTAAAG AGATGCATCAGAGAATTAAGGGAGAGAGTAGCTAGTGGTGGGGATCCAACAAAGTTGCATGAACCACCTCCACCCAAGGAAGATGGTGTAAACGACGATCAAG GACTTTCAACACCTTTTGAATTCATGGATGCTGAGGAACCAACACAAAATGAGAGAGAATCGTTAAATAACGCCAATGCCAATGACTTACCAGAAGACATACTTGATGAGATCTATGAGAAAGCAATTGAA GATCCACCTCCAACCTCACAAGGACACGATGTCTTGGATTCAGCAAATGAATCACAGAAACAAGACTCAAATACGGTGACTAGTAATTCTACCAATAGCCAGATCTCAGATGAGCAAAAGGCTCGCATGGAACTCAGCAGACTGAAGGCATTGGAGAAGGCTGCAGCTCGTTCCCATTTGCAACAAGGAAGCTAA
- the LOC104422330 gene encoding inactive leucine-rich repeat receptor-like serine/threonine-protein kinase At1g60630, translating to MGSFVSGYCSLLLFLSFLPLSVLVSTARSGDADALLALKSAVDPHNSLPWQVGSANSVCAWPGVKDCMNGRVTKLVLESLNLTGTLDGKTLNQLDQLRVLSLKDNSISGDIPDLSGLVNLKSLYLNSNALSGGFPSSLTGLHRLKIVVLAENRISGEIPKSVLGLRRLYVFYLQDNGFTGGIPPLNQTSLRFFNVSNNRLSGEIPATPALSRFNASSFSGNVDLCGLPLSNPCNGTVSEGPSMSPALPENPTGRKSHSNRSRLIKIVAGTVGGFALLLICLLLLCLICRSSGRRKAAGEAKAKGGAETGEEAGEGPAGGSNNGGAGKPPPPAGGGFTWEGEGLGSLVFLGAGDQQMGYSLEDLLKASAETLGRGTLGSTYKAVMESGYIVTVKRLKDARYPRIEEFRRLIDGVGRLRHPNVVPLRAYFQAKEERLLVYDYFPNGSLFTLIHGSRTLGGGKPLHWTSCLKIAEDLATGLLYIHQSYGLTHGNLKSSNVLLGPDFESCITDYGLMSFRDPDSLEEPSATSLFYRAPECRDPRRPVTQPADVYSFGVLLLELLTGKTPFQDLVQEHGSDIPRWVRSVREEETESGDEPASSNEASEEKLQALLNIAMACVSTVPESRPAMREVLKMIRDARAEAQVSSNSSDHSPGRWSDTVQSLPREEHLSI from the exons ATGGGGTCTTTCGTTTCGGGGTACtgctctctcctcctctttctctcgTTCCTCCCTCTATCCGTCCTCGTTTCCACCGCCAGATCAGGCGACGCCGACGCTCTGCTCGCTCTCAAGTCCGCCGTCGACCCTCACAACTCGCTGCCCTGGCAAGTAGGCAGCGCGAACTCCGTCTGCGCTTGGCCGGGGGTTAAGGACTGCATGAACGGCCGCGTCACCAAGCTCGTCCTCGAGTCCTTGAACTTGACCGGCACGCTGGACGGTAAGACCCTGAACCAGCTCGACCAGCTCCGTGTCCTCAGCCTCAAGGACAACTCCATCTCCGGCGATATCCCCGACCTCTCCGGCCTCGTCAACCTCAAGTCCCTCTACCTGAACAGCAACGCCCTCTCCGGCGGCTTCCCCTCCTCTCTCACGGGCCTCCACCGCCTCAAGATCGTCGTCCTCGCCGAGAACCGCATCTCCGGCGAGATACCCAAGTCCGTCCTCGGCCTGAGGAGGCTATACGTTTTCTACTTGCAGGACAATGGGTTCACCGGCGGGATCCCCCCGCTGAACCAGACCAGCCTCCGGTTCTTCAACGTCTCGAACAACCGGCTCTCCGGCGAGATCCCGGCGACCCCCGCGCTGTCGAGGTTCAATGCCTCGTCATTCTCCGGCAATGTCGATCTCTGCGGGTTGCCGCTCAGCAACCCTTGCAACGGCACTGTGTCGGAAGGCCCGTCGATGAGCCCTGCGCTCCCGGAGAACCCGACCGGGAGGAAATCGCATTCCAATCGCTCGAGGCTCATCAAGATCGTTGCAGGAACGGTCGGCGGATTCGCATTGCTGCTGATCTGCCTGCTCCTGCTGTGCTTGATCTGCAGGAGTAGCGGACGGAGGAAGGCTGCAG GCGAAGCGAAAGCCAAGGGCGGGGCCGAGACAGGGGAGGAGGCAGGGGAAGGGCCTGCCGGTGGCAGCAACAACGGCGGTGCTGGGAAACCGCCGCCCCCGGCAGGGGGTGGGTTCACGTGGGAGGGGGAAGGGCTGGGGAGCCTGGTGTTCCTCGGGGCCGGGGACCAGCAGATGGGCTATAGCCTGGAGGACCTGCTGAAGGCCTCGGCGGAGACGCTGGGGCGGGGCACGCTAGGGAGCACGTACAAGGCGGTGATGGAGTCGGGCTACATCGTGACCGTGAAGCGGCTCAAGGACGCGAGGTACCCTAGGATCGAGGAGTTCCGGCGGCTGATCGACGGCGTTGGGCGGCTGCGCCACCCGAACGTTGTGCCGCTCCGGGCCTACTTCCAGGCCAAGGAGGAGCGGCTGCTGGTCTACGACTACTTCCCCAACGGCAGCCTCTTCACTCTCATCCACG GATCAAGGACTTTGGGTGGCGGTAAGCCTCTTCACTGGACCTCGTGCCTGAAAATAGCCGAGGACTTGGCGACCGGGCTGCTCTACATCCACCAAAGCTACGGACTGACGCATGGGAACTTGAAGTCCTCCAATGTGCTGCTCGGCCCTGATTTCGAGTCCTGCATCACAGATTACGGCCTCATGTCATTCCGGGACCCTGACTCGCTTGAAGAACCGAGTGCCACTTCCCTCTTCTACAGGGCCCCCGAGTGCCGGGACCCTCGGAGGCCCGTCACCCAGCCGGCGGATGTATACAGCTTCGGTGTCCTCCTCTTGGAGCTCCTCACAGGGAAAACCCCGTTTCAGGATCTCGTCCAGGAGCATGGATCGGATATACCGAGGTGGGTCCGTTCGGTCCGTGAGGAGGAAACGGAGTCCGGGGACGAACCTGCATCTAGCAATGAGGCCTCTGAAGAAAAACTTCAGGCTCTTTTGAACATAGCGATGGCCTGCGTGTCCACCGTCCCGGAGAGCCGGCCTGCCATGAGAGAGGTCCTGAAGATGATTAGAGATGCGAGAGCCGAGGCTCAAGTTTCGTCCAACAGCAGCGATCACTCACCGGGGCGATGGTCGGACACGGTGCAGAGCTTGCCCAGGGAAGAACATCTGAGCATATGA